The following are encoded together in the Actinoplanes sp. N902-109 genome:
- a CDS encoding SAM-dependent methyltransferase: MARNGIPPHSARIYDYWLGGKDNFAADREVAEAMLRAVPDLRAMAAENRAFMHRVTRTLAADEGIRQFLDIGTGLPTRPNLHEIAQHIAPETRVVYVDNDPIVLVHARALMVSSRTGRAEYIAADLRHPDDILTDKDLQDALDARQPVGLTLIAILMLLADEDDPWQHVARLRDAMPAGSLLAITHPTADFNQDAVDEAVAAARTAGMTFVARSRDQVERFFGDWELLEPGLVPVSAWRPDKPVADPEAAYYWSGVARKPLTTCPSE; encoded by the coding sequence ATGGCGCGGAACGGCATCCCGCCGCACTCGGCCCGCATCTACGACTACTGGCTCGGCGGCAAGGACAACTTCGCCGCGGACCGCGAGGTCGCCGAAGCGATGCTGCGGGCCGTCCCGGACCTGCGCGCGATGGCCGCGGAGAATCGCGCGTTCATGCACCGGGTGACCCGGACCCTGGCCGCCGACGAGGGCATCCGGCAGTTCCTGGACATCGGCACGGGCCTGCCCACCCGGCCCAACCTGCACGAGATCGCCCAGCACATCGCCCCGGAAACCCGGGTGGTCTACGTCGACAACGACCCGATCGTGCTCGTGCACGCCCGCGCGCTGATGGTCAGCAGCCGAACGGGCCGAGCCGAGTACATCGCCGCCGACCTTCGCCACCCCGACGACATCCTGACCGATAAAGATCTTCAGGACGCGCTGGATGCCCGTCAGCCGGTCGGCCTCACCCTGATCGCCATCCTGATGTTGCTGGCCGACGAGGACGACCCGTGGCAGCACGTCGCCCGGCTGCGCGACGCCATGCCCGCCGGCAGCCTGCTGGCCATCACCCACCCGACGGCAGACTTCAACCAGGATGCGGTCGACGAGGCGGTGGCAGCGGCCCGCACCGCCGGGATGACCTTCGTGGCCCGCTCCCGGGACCAGGTCGAACGCTTCTTCGGCGACTGGGAGCTGCTGGAACCAGGCCTCGTGCCGGTCTCCGCCTGGCGCCCCGACAAACCCGTCGCCGACCCCGAGGCCGCCTACTACTGGTCCGGCGTGGCCCGCAAACCGCTCACCACGTGTCCCAGTGAATGA
- a CDS encoding nitroreductase family protein: MGLLGLDADQLLSTTRAVRKRLDLERPVPDELIRECVAMALQAPSGSNVVTMQFVVVRDAAKRQAVGQVYREVYAQYKAAPWYPGNPTGDAEHDRVQARVASSADFLGEHMGDAPVLVLGCTVGANRQYAEAGLGNILPGMWSFMLAARARGLGTAWTSMHRSRERDVAEILGIPYETVAQAVLTPVAYTKGTDFKPARRPDPDEVIHWDTW; the protein is encoded by the coding sequence ATGGGTTTGCTGGGGTTGGATGCGGATCAGTTGTTGAGTACCACCCGGGCCGTGCGCAAGCGGCTGGATCTTGAGCGGCCCGTGCCCGACGAGCTGATCCGTGAGTGTGTGGCGATGGCCCTGCAGGCGCCGTCCGGGTCGAACGTGGTCACGATGCAGTTCGTTGTCGTCCGGGATGCGGCCAAGCGGCAGGCCGTCGGTCAGGTGTACCGGGAGGTCTACGCCCAGTACAAGGCTGCTCCCTGGTATCCGGGCAACCCTACTGGCGACGCCGAACATGATCGGGTGCAGGCGCGGGTGGCGAGTTCAGCCGATTTCCTGGGCGAGCACATGGGGGATGCCCCGGTGCTGGTGCTGGGTTGCACGGTGGGCGCCAACCGGCAGTATGCCGAGGCCGGGCTGGGCAACATTCTGCCGGGCATGTGGAGCTTCATGCTGGCCGCTCGGGCGCGGGGGCTGGGCACGGCGTGGACCTCGATGCACCGGTCGCGGGAGCGGGATGTGGCGGAGATTCTCGGGATCCCGTACGAGACGGTTGCTCAGGCGGTCTTGACCCCGGTGGCATACACGAAAGGCACGGATTTCAAGCCGGCCCGGCGCCCCGACCCGGACGAGGTCATTCACTGGGACACGTGGTGA